One Rubrobacter naiadicus genomic region harbors:
- a CDS encoding phosphoadenylyl-sulfate reductase, producing the protein MPEARVSKQTSAVLDREELLREGGELEGEGPQRVLRWAAERFGERLALSVSFGGAEGIVLLDMLSRITDSATVFTLDTGFLFEETVRFREETMSRYPSLRLEVVRPELSVEEQVARYGERMRSCSPDLCCQIRKVEPQKRFLGNYDAWVSGIRRDQTPFRADTPVVGWDEFFGVVKISPLAAWSRDEVMRYVEEHDLPLNPLLGRGYRSIGCAPQTRPVSEGEDERAGRWPGMEKTECGIHIVNGKVRRADS; encoded by the coding sequence ATGCCTGAAGCGCGGGTATCCAAACAGACGAGCGCGGTTTTGGATCGCGAGGAGCTGTTGCGGGAGGGGGGCGAACTCGAGGGCGAGGGGCCTCAGCGGGTGCTGCGCTGGGCTGCCGAGAGGTTCGGGGAGAGGCTTGCACTATCGGTGTCGTTCGGTGGGGCCGAGGGGATCGTGCTTCTGGACATGCTCTCCAGGATCACGGATTCTGCCACGGTCTTCACGCTGGATACCGGCTTTCTCTTCGAGGAGACCGTCAGGTTCAGGGAGGAGACGATGTCGCGCTATCCCTCTCTGCGCCTGGAGGTGGTGAGGCCCGAGCTCTCCGTGGAGGAGCAGGTCGCGCGTTACGGTGAGAGGATGAGGAGCTGTTCGCCGGACCTCTGTTGCCAGATAAGGAAAGTCGAGCCGCAGAAGAGGTTCCTCGGGAACTACGACGCGTGGGTCAGCGGGATAAGGCGGGATCAGACGCCATTCAGGGCCGACACGCCGGTGGTGGGGTGGGACGAGTTCTTCGGGGTGGTGAAGATCTCGCCACTCGCGGCCTGGAGCCGGGATGAGGTGATGCGGTACGTCGAGGAGCATGATCTGCCGCTCAACCCGCTTCTCGGCAGGGGGTACAGGAGCATAGGGTGTGCTCCGCAGACCCGCCCCGTCTCCGAGGGTGAGGATGAGCGGGCGGGCAGGTGGCCCGGGATGGAGAAGACCGAGTGCGGGATACACATCGTCAACGGGAAGGTGCGCCGTGCGGATTCTTAG
- a CDS encoding nitrite/sulfite reductase: MRILRENERLNDVERWKLERHPLDVREAVLEVYSKKGVGAIDEIPGEHERLKWVGIYPQNQGGNNFMQRIKVPGGRLTPEQAKVIGRIAQDFATGPEPNPHFGNNFLDITTRQDIQMHWLQIEEIPEIWRRLEEVGMTTVQACGDSARNVVCCPVSGLDREEAFDAYPVARAITDFFVGNREYANLPRKFKMSVTGCVEDCAQAEINDIGMVPARLEDGTLGFNVRVGGGLGDGPRMASDIDVFVRPEDAVEVARGIAQLFGELGNRENRWTCRMRYLVQELGPERFREELESRVAFELEPAGEELTKRYRGDHLGVHEQKDGCYYVGLNVVVGRMRGEDLEEAGRLAEEYGRDIRLANDQNLIITGVPEERLEELLEEKFLQRYSPYPKPFERGVVACTGSEFCRFAIVETKIRAVEWAREMDRRFGDGVGQDVIRMHFSGCAASCAQPQIADIGFRGETAKTEDGIVEGVDIGLGGSLGADAAFIDWVEGARPADGVPEALERLLRRFQQERRGGERFHQWARRKPNAELRAIIRGEAG; this comes from the coding sequence GTGCGGATTCTTAGGGAGAACGAGAGGCTCAACGATGTCGAGCGGTGGAAGCTCGAGCGCCATCCGCTCGACGTGCGCGAGGCCGTGCTCGAGGTCTACTCGAAGAAGGGTGTTGGGGCCATAGATGAGATCCCCGGCGAACACGAACGCTTGAAGTGGGTCGGGATCTACCCGCAGAACCAGGGCGGCAACAACTTCATGCAGCGCATAAAGGTGCCCGGGGGCAGGCTCACGCCCGAGCAGGCGAAGGTCATAGGGCGCATCGCGCAGGATTTCGCCACCGGGCCCGAACCCAACCCCCACTTCGGCAACAATTTCCTGGATATCACCACCCGCCAGGACATCCAGATGCACTGGCTCCAGATAGAGGAGATCCCCGAGATCTGGCGCCGTCTGGAGGAGGTGGGGATGACCACCGTGCAGGCGTGCGGGGACTCGGCACGCAACGTAGTCTGCTGCCCGGTCTCCGGGCTCGATCGGGAGGAGGCCTTCGACGCCTACCCGGTCGCACGGGCGATAACCGACTTCTTCGTCGGGAACCGGGAGTATGCCAACCTGCCGCGCAAGTTCAAGATGAGCGTGACCGGCTGCGTCGAGGACTGCGCGCAGGCGGAGATAAACGACATCGGGATGGTCCCGGCGCGGCTGGAGGACGGCACGCTCGGGTTCAACGTGCGCGTCGGAGGAGGGCTCGGGGACGGGCCGAGGATGGCCTCCGACATAGACGTGTTCGTCAGGCCCGAGGACGCGGTCGAGGTGGCGCGCGGCATCGCCCAGCTCTTCGGGGAGCTCGGCAACCGCGAGAACCGCTGGACCTGCCGGATGCGCTACCTGGTGCAGGAGCTCGGCCCCGAGCGCTTCCGGGAGGAGCTCGAGAGCCGGGTCGCCTTCGAGCTCGAGCCGGCCGGGGAGGAGCTGACGAAGAGATACCGGGGCGACCACCTGGGCGTGCACGAGCAGAAGGACGGGTGCTACTACGTCGGCCTCAACGTCGTCGTGGGTCGGATGAGGGGGGAGGATCTCGAGGAGGCCGGGCGGCTCGCGGAGGAGTACGGGAGGGATATCCGGCTCGCCAACGACCAGAACCTCATCATCACCGGCGTACCGGAGGAGAGGCTGGAGGAGCTTCTCGAGGAGAAGTTCCTCCAGCGCTACTCACCGTACCCCAAACCCTTCGAGCGCGGGGTCGTCGCCTGCACTGGGAGCGAATTCTGCCGGTTCGCGATCGTGGAGACCAAGATCCGGGCCGTCGAGTGGGCGCGCGAGATGGATCGACGCTTCGGCGATGGGGTCGGGCAGGACGTGATCCGGATGCATTTCTCCGGGTGCGCGGCCTCCTGCGCCCAGCCCCAGATCGCGGACATCGGCTTTCGGGGAGAGACCGCCAAGACGGAGGACGGTATCGTCGAGGGGGTGGACATCGGCCTCGGCGGTTCTCTCGGGGCGGATGCAGCCTTTATAGACTGGGTCGAAGGGGCCAGGCCGGCGGACGGGGTTCCCGAGGCCCTCGAGCGTCTGCTGCGGCGCTTCCAGCAGGAGCGGCGTGGGGGCGAGCGCTTCCACCAGTGGGCCCGCAGGAAACCCAACGCCGAGCTCAGGGCGATCATCCGGGGGGAGGCTGGCTGA
- a CDS encoding Coenzyme F420 hydrogenase/dehydrogenase, beta subunit C-terminal domain produces the protein MAGFDIREMMNDIDEAPGKVWFWDLEKAVIDADRCVQCGACVAACPSDSIGIAEDDLPRLVKMCTGCSLCWDFCPRGGMRHEAIWKITGVDDGVDGLGRVEESYTARLREDVPGVQDGGVATAILTSLLEDGEIDGVLLARESETEPWKGEAFLARTPEEVRECAGSFYNQTLALGHLDFKGYDLPPNPRIAVVGTPCEIEGIKAMQARPWNWGSSRVEAVVLTIALLCTKSFNYEKLMLQEISEERGIDLDEVGRVDVIRGKLILQDHAGETILEESIKHFHGAALKGCDECADFMGRAADISVGSVGSADGYSSVLIRSEEGLEAFEHAREKLELRELDKPEALYKLNELDKRIAFESLKRAFDPDAPLFIDYEEHLNGYAGTDRAPVEHDAVRY, from the coding sequence ATGGCCGGGTTCGACATCCGGGAGATGATGAACGACATCGATGAGGCTCCCGGGAAGGTCTGGTTTTGGGATCTTGAGAAAGCGGTCATAGACGCCGACCGCTGCGTGCAGTGCGGGGCGTGCGTGGCCGCCTGCCCCTCGGATTCCATCGGTATCGCGGAGGACGATCTGCCCAGGCTGGTCAAGATGTGCACCGGCTGCTCGCTGTGCTGGGACTTCTGCCCCCGCGGCGGGATGCGCCACGAGGCGATCTGGAAGATAACCGGCGTGGATGACGGCGTCGACGGGCTCGGGCGCGTCGAGGAGAGCTACACCGCCCGGCTCAGGGAGGACGTCCCCGGCGTGCAGGACGGCGGGGTGGCCACCGCGATCCTCACCTCGCTGCTCGAGGATGGCGAGATAGACGGGGTGCTCCTCGCGCGCGAGAGCGAGACCGAGCCCTGGAAGGGGGAGGCGTTCCTCGCCCGCACCCCGGAGGAGGTCCGCGAGTGCGCCGGCAGCTTCTACAACCAGACGCTCGCGCTCGGGCACCTTGACTTCAAGGGTTATGATCTTCCGCCCAACCCGAGGATAGCCGTGGTCGGGACCCCGTGCGAGATAGAGGGCATAAAGGCCATGCAGGCCAGGCCCTGGAACTGGGGGTCCTCGCGGGTCGAGGCCGTCGTGCTGACGATAGCGCTCTTGTGCACCAAGAGCTTCAACTACGAGAAGCTCATGCTGCAGGAGATAAGCGAGGAACGCGGCATAGACCTCGACGAGGTGGGGCGGGTCGATGTGATCCGGGGCAAGCTCATCCTGCAGGACCACGCGGGCGAGACGATCCTCGAGGAGTCCATAAAGCACTTCCACGGCGCGGCGCTCAAAGGCTGTGACGAGTGCGCCGACTTCATGGGGCGGGCCGCCGACATCTCCGTCGGGAGCGTCGGGAGCGCCGACGGGTACTCCTCGGTGCTCATCCGCAGCGAGGAGGGGCTCGAGGCCTTCGAGCATGCCCGGGAGAAGCTCGAGCTGCGCGAGCTTGACAAGCCGGAGGCTTTGTATAAGCTGAACGAATTGGACAAGAGAATCGCGTTCGAGAGCCTCAAACGCGCCTTCGACCCGGATGCTCCCCTGTTCATCGACTACGAGGAGCACCTGAATGGTTATGCGGGGACCGACCGTGCACCGGTCGAGCACGACGCGGTGAGGTACTGA